Proteins from one Streptomyces genisteinicus genomic window:
- a CDS encoding sugar ABC transporter substrate-binding protein, whose product MKRKLAAAVGVAAMMASVAACGSDGGSDSAAKDPKDRKETLTVWLMVDAQSTWPELVKDVNAQFNKKYPGVKVDVQYQQWADKAKKLDTALGGDKFPDVVELGNTETMQYILNGALAEIDPKKYDNSDTWIQGLKDTCAFEGKQYCVPYYAGARVAIYNTEMLKKGAGIDTLPTTEAEMLSAMDKVSAEYSKKDKRFSSLYLPGRYWYAAMSYVAAYGGKIAEYDEGAKEWKGTLSSPEAQKGIEHFINLVKKYNKADQTKDEQDHANVMANEKAALLYGNGWESGSVVDGKNNGNPKLEGKILTAGMPGPNGKALPSFIGGSDLAVTGKSKVADLGEEWISMFTSEKSQEVLASKNILPNNTKQLEPLKAKPETAPIANAVPDAWFTPIAPGWTSIEKEEVLENMLLSILKGTSVADAAKAADAKINELINQES is encoded by the coding sequence GTGAAGCGCAAGCTCGCAGCAGCGGTGGGTGTGGCGGCCATGATGGCGTCGGTCGCGGCATGTGGTTCGGACGGCGGCAGTGACTCGGCGGCCAAGGACCCGAAGGACCGCAAGGAGACCCTGACCGTCTGGCTGATGGTCGACGCCCAGTCCACCTGGCCGGAGCTGGTCAAGGACGTCAACGCGCAGTTCAACAAGAAGTACCCCGGCGTGAAGGTCGATGTCCAGTACCAGCAGTGGGCGGACAAGGCGAAGAAGCTCGACACCGCGCTCGGCGGCGACAAGTTCCCGGACGTCGTGGAGCTCGGCAACACCGAGACGATGCAGTACATCCTCAACGGGGCGCTCGCCGAGATCGACCCGAAGAAGTACGACAACTCGGACACCTGGATCCAGGGCCTCAAGGACACCTGTGCGTTCGAGGGCAAGCAGTACTGCGTGCCCTACTACGCCGGCGCCCGCGTCGCGATCTACAACACCGAGATGCTGAAGAAGGGCGCGGGCATCGACACGCTGCCCACGACCGAGGCCGAGATGCTGTCCGCCATGGACAAGGTCTCCGCCGAGTACTCCAAGAAGGACAAGCGCTTCTCGTCCCTCTACCTGCCCGGCCGCTACTGGTACGCCGCCATGTCGTACGTCGCCGCGTACGGCGGCAAGATCGCCGAGTACGACGAGGGCGCCAAGGAGTGGAAGGGCACGCTCTCCTCGCCCGAGGCGCAGAAGGGCATCGAGCACTTCATCAACCTGGTCAAGAAGTACAACAAGGCCGACCAGACCAAGGACGAGCAGGACCACGCCAACGTCATGGCCAACGAGAAGGCCGCCCTTCTCTACGGCAACGGCTGGGAGTCCGGCTCCGTCGTCGACGGCAAGAACAACGGCAACCCGAAGCTCGAGGGCAAGATCCTCACCGCGGGCATGCCCGGCCCGAACGGCAAGGCCCTGCCGTCCTTCATCGGTGGTTCCGACCTCGCCGTGACCGGCAAGTCGAAGGTCGCGGACCTCGGCGAGGAGTGGATCTCGATGTTCACCAGCGAGAAGTCGCAGGAGGTGCTCGCCTCCAAGAACATCCTCCCGAACAACACCAAGCAGCTCGAGCCGCTGAAGGCCAAGCCGGAGACCGCCCCCATCGCCAACGCGGTGCCGGACGCCTGGTTCACCCCGATCGCCCCGGGCTGGACCTCCATCGAGAAGGAGGAGGTCCTGGAGAACATGCTCCTGTCCATCCTCAAGGGCACCTCGGTCGCCGACGCCGCCAAGGCCGCCGACGCCAAGATCAACGAGCTGATCAACCAGGAGTCCTGA
- a CDS encoding GNAT family N-acetyltransferase produces MDITIRRIEPGEYGPLGELTAQAYLRGGLLDFGAQDPYLEVLRDVAGRAAHTEVYVAVDGGGALLGGVAFVPAPGPYADIAGPGEAEFRTLAVAEEARGRGAGEALVRVCVDRARALGRARLVLSTQSSMHTAHRIYGRLGFVRTPGRDWSPIPSAPLLTYALEL; encoded by the coding sequence ATGGACATCACCATCAGGCGGATCGAGCCGGGCGAGTACGGGCCGCTGGGGGAACTGACGGCACAGGCGTACCTGCGGGGCGGACTCCTCGACTTCGGGGCGCAGGACCCCTATCTGGAGGTCCTGCGCGACGTCGCCGGACGCGCGGCGCACACCGAGGTCTACGTCGCCGTGGACGGCGGCGGCGCGCTCCTCGGCGGTGTGGCGTTCGTCCCTGCGCCCGGACCCTACGCGGACATCGCCGGGCCCGGCGAGGCCGAGTTCCGCACCCTGGCCGTCGCCGAGGAGGCCCGCGGGCGGGGCGCGGGCGAGGCGCTGGTGCGGGTCTGCGTGGACCGCGCGCGGGCTCTGGGGCGCGCGCGGCTGGTGCTGTCGACGCAGTCGTCGATGCACACCGCCCACCGGATCTACGGCCGGCTCGGCTTCGTCCGCACCCCCGGACGGGACTGGTCGCCCA
- a CDS encoding WhiB family transcriptional regulator encodes MDWRHNAVCREEDPELFFPIGNTGPALLQIEEAKAVCRRCPVMEQCLQWALESGQDSGVWGGLSEDERRAMKRRAARNRARNASA; translated from the coding sequence ATGGACTGGCGTCACAACGCCGTTTGCCGCGAGGAAGACCCCGAGCTCTTCTTCCCCATCGGCAACACCGGTCCTGCGCTGCTGCAGATCGAGGAAGCCAAGGCCGTCTGCCGTCGCTGCCCCGTCATGGAGCAGTGCCTGCAGTGGGCGCTCGAGTCCGGCCAGGACTCCGGCGTCTGGGGTGGCCTCAGCGAGGACGAGCGCCGTGCGATGAAGCGCCGCGCCGCTCGCAACCGGGCGCGTAACGCCAGCGCCTGA
- a CDS encoding glycoside hydrolase family 3 protein, translating to MTTLLRGSSDTLTRDALTVLQPGFVGTRAPGWLLRQVSEGLSAVGLFGRNITSPGQLAALTAQLRAERDDVLVAIDEEGGDVTRLEVRDGSSFPGNYALGRVDDVDLTRAVARELGRRLAECGVDLNWAPSADVNSNPDNPVIGVRSFGADPHLAARHTVAYVEGLQAAGVAACTKHFPGHGDTSVDSHHALPRIDVDLDTLHARELVPFRAAIAAGSKAVMSAHILLPALDPDRPATLSPQILTGLLREELGYQGLIVTDGMEMQAISSVYGIERGSVLAIAAGADAICVGGGLADEETVLRLRDALVAAVRSGDLPEERLADAAARVRALAEWTQRARGARTEPGAAAQEGTAPGSGIGLVAARRAARVTDRDGSFAPLTAAVHVAALTPVANIAVGDETPWGVGAELTEMLPGTTTGSYADGAGAASLAADVLADAADRRIVAVVRDAHRHPWMAEALDVLLAARPDTVVVEMGLGLAEPRGALHIATHGAARVCGRAAAEVVTGRSAGA from the coding sequence ATGACCACACTTCTGCGCGGATCGTCGGACACGCTCACCCGGGACGCCCTCACCGTCCTGCAGCCCGGATTCGTCGGCACCCGGGCGCCCGGCTGGCTGCTGCGCCAGGTCTCCGAAGGGCTCTCGGCCGTCGGCCTGTTCGGCCGCAACATCACCTCGCCCGGACAGCTCGCCGCCCTCACCGCGCAGCTGCGCGCGGAGCGCGACGACGTGCTCGTCGCCATCGACGAGGAGGGCGGCGACGTCACACGGCTGGAGGTCAGGGACGGTTCGTCCTTCCCCGGCAACTACGCCCTCGGCCGGGTCGACGACGTCGACCTGACCCGGGCCGTGGCCCGTGAACTCGGCCGCCGCCTCGCCGAATGCGGAGTCGACCTCAACTGGGCGCCGTCCGCCGATGTCAACTCGAACCCGGACAACCCGGTCATCGGCGTCCGCTCCTTCGGCGCCGATCCGCACCTCGCCGCCCGCCACACCGTGGCCTACGTCGAGGGGCTCCAGGCGGCCGGTGTCGCCGCCTGCACCAAGCACTTCCCCGGACACGGCGACACCAGCGTCGACTCGCACCACGCGCTGCCCCGCATCGATGTGGACCTCGACACACTGCACGCCCGTGAACTGGTGCCTTTCCGTGCGGCGATCGCCGCGGGTTCCAAAGCGGTCATGAGTGCGCATATTCTTCTCCCCGCGCTCGACCCCGACCGTCCCGCCACCCTGAGCCCGCAGATCCTCACCGGACTGCTGCGCGAGGAGCTGGGCTACCAGGGCCTGATCGTCACGGACGGCATGGAGATGCAGGCCATCTCGTCGGTGTACGGCATCGAGCGCGGATCGGTCCTCGCGATCGCGGCCGGTGCCGACGCCATCTGCGTCGGCGGCGGCCTCGCCGACGAGGAGACCGTGCTGCGGCTGCGGGACGCCCTCGTCGCGGCGGTGCGGAGCGGAGACCTGCCCGAGGAGCGGCTGGCCGACGCGGCGGCGCGGGTGCGCGCCCTCGCGGAGTGGACGCAGCGGGCCAGGGGGGCTCGTACAGAGCCGGGCGCGGCTGCACAGGAGGGGACCGCGCCCGGCTCCGGCATCGGACTGGTCGCGGCGCGCCGCGCGGCGCGGGTCACGGACCGGGACGGCTCCTTCGCGCCGCTCACCGCCGCCGTCCACGTCGCCGCCCTCACCCCGGTGGCCAACATCGCGGTCGGGGACGAGACGCCCTGGGGCGTGGGCGCCGAACTGACGGAGATGCTGCCCGGGACCACCACCGGCTCCTACGCCGACGGCGCGGGGGCCGCGTCCCTCGCCGCAGACGTGCTGGCCGACGCGGCGGACCGTAGGATCGTCGCTGTGGTGCGCGACGCCCACCGCCACCCCTGGATGGCGGAGGCCCTGGACGTCCTGCTCGCGGCCCGTCCCGACACGGTCGTGGTCGAGATGGGTCTCGGTCTGGCCGAGCCCAGGGGCGCGCTGCACATCGCCACCCACGGCGCCGCCCGCGTCTGCGGACGCGCCGCCGCCGAGGTCGTCACCGGCAGGAGCGCCGGGGCCTGA
- a CDS encoding SIS domain-containing protein — MSAPTPAEHSAYDESPGRIMAGEMAQQPAVLRRILDEGAPRIREVAAAVAARRPRFVLLTARGTSDNAALYAKYLLEIRLGLPCGLTSMSTTTAYGARPDLTDVLVVTVSQSGGSPDLVASTKAAREAGAVTLAVTNNPDSPLAAVSEFHIDVMAGPERALPATKTYTASLLALYLFVEGLRDGDTAAAGRLPELAARVLGRQDEVRTLAARYRFAERMVITSRGYGYPTAKEAALKLMETSYIPALAYSGADLLHGPLAMVDNISPVIAVVTGGRGGEALQPVLDRLRGRGADLFVVGPAAQVAAASAGFVLPVEGVPEELQPILEILPLQLMAYEVTIARGQDPDAPRALAKVTETR; from the coding sequence ATGTCCGCCCCGACCCCGGCCGAGCACAGCGCGTACGACGAGTCCCCCGGCCGGATCATGGCCGGCGAGATGGCCCAGCAGCCCGCGGTCCTGCGGCGCATCCTCGACGAGGGTGCGCCGCGCATCCGTGAGGTGGCCGCCGCGGTCGCCGCCCGCCGGCCCCGCTTCGTGCTGCTGACGGCGCGCGGCACCTCGGACAACGCCGCGCTGTACGCCAAGTACCTGCTGGAGATCCGCCTCGGCCTGCCCTGCGGGCTCACCTCGATGTCCACCACCACCGCGTACGGCGCCCGGCCCGACCTGACCGACGTGCTGGTGGTCACCGTCAGCCAGTCCGGCGGATCCCCCGACCTCGTCGCCTCGACGAAGGCCGCCCGCGAGGCCGGCGCGGTCACCCTCGCGGTGACCAACAACCCGGACTCGCCGCTCGCCGCGGTCTCCGAGTTCCACATCGACGTCATGGCGGGGCCGGAGCGGGCGCTCCCGGCCACCAAGACGTACACCGCGTCCCTGCTGGCGCTCTACCTCTTCGTGGAGGGGCTGCGCGACGGGGACACGGCCGCCGCGGGCCGGCTGCCGGAGCTGGCCGCCCGCGTCCTCGGCCGCCAGGACGAGGTCCGGACCCTCGCGGCCCGCTACCGCTTCGCCGAGCGGATGGTCATCACCTCGCGCGGCTACGGCTATCCGACGGCGAAGGAGGCGGCGCTCAAGCTCATGGAGACGAGCTACATCCCGGCGCTCGCCTACTCGGGCGCCGACCTGCTGCACGGACCGCTGGCCATGGTCGACAACATCTCGCCGGTGATCGCGGTGGTCACCGGGGGGCGGGGCGGCGAGGCGCTGCAGCCGGTCCTGGACCGGCTGAGGGGACGTGGCGCGGATCTCTTCGTGGTCGGCCCGGCGGCGCAGGTGGCGGCTGCCTCGGCGGGTTTCGTGCTGCCCGTCGAGGGGGTGCCGGAGGAGCTCCAGCCGATCCTGGAGATCCTTCCGCTCCAGCTCATGGCGTACGAGGTGACCATCGCGAGGGGGCAGGACCCGGACGCGCCACGGGCGCTGGCGAAGGTCACCGAGACCCGCTGA
- a CDS encoding sensor histidine kinase, translated as MNDLVHQHTALSESDLEWLHLLVSEWQLLSDLSFADLVLWVPTRDGTRYVSVAQMRPNTGPTSYQDDMVGHLVPRGRRPLLDAALDEGRIVREGDPEWREEVPVRVESIPVRREGRVLGVIARNTNLLTVRTPSRLELTYLQSASDLAQMIAAGSFPYPGEQVEMDASPRAGDGLIRLDADGVVQYASPNGLSAYHRLGLASDLVGHHLGQITAELAPSRGPVDEALVKLASGYAPREFEVEGNGGVIQLRAIPLKPKGVRIGSLVLLRDVTELRRRERELITKDATIREIHHRVKNNLQTVAALLRLQSRRMDSVRGREALNEAVRRVGSIAIVHETLSQNLDERVEFDEIADRVIAMVAEISPGKVDCRRTGRFGILDAETATPLSMVLTEVLQNALEHAFAPAEHGSVEVSAVRGDSRVENARLLITVQDDGRGLPEGFDAQQAGNLGLQIVRTLVEGELGGTFDMVPVPAPGRGTRVVLDIPVAEKR; from the coding sequence ATGAACGACCTCGTCCACCAGCACACCGCTCTGAGCGAATCCGACCTCGAGTGGCTCCATCTGCTGGTCTCGGAGTGGCAGCTGCTCTCCGACCTCTCCTTCGCCGACCTGGTGCTCTGGGTCCCCACCCGGGACGGCACGCGCTACGTGTCGGTCGCCCAGATGCGGCCCAACACCGGCCCCACCTCGTACCAGGACGACATGGTCGGCCATCTCGTCCCGCGCGGCCGGCGCCCCCTGCTGGACGCGGCGCTGGACGAGGGCCGCATCGTGCGCGAGGGCGACCCCGAGTGGCGCGAGGAGGTCCCCGTGCGGGTCGAGTCCATCCCGGTGCGCCGTGAGGGCCGGGTCCTCGGCGTCATCGCCCGCAACACCAACCTGCTGACCGTCCGCACCCCCTCGCGGCTGGAGCTCACCTATCTCCAGTCCGCCTCCGACCTGGCGCAGATGATCGCGGCCGGCTCCTTCCCGTACCCCGGCGAGCAGGTCGAGATGGACGCCTCGCCCCGGGCGGGCGACGGGCTGATCCGCCTCGACGCCGACGGTGTGGTCCAGTACGCCAGCCCCAACGGCCTCTCCGCCTACCACCGCCTCGGTCTCGCCTCCGACCTCGTCGGTCACCACCTCGGCCAGATCACCGCCGAACTGGCGCCCTCCAGGGGCCCCGTGGACGAGGCGCTGGTCAAACTCGCCAGCGGCTACGCGCCCCGCGAGTTCGAGGTGGAGGGGAACGGCGGTGTCATCCAGCTGCGCGCCATTCCGCTCAAGCCGAAGGGCGTCCGCATCGGCTCCCTCGTCCTGCTCCGGGACGTGACCGAACTCCGGCGCAGGGAAAGGGAGTTGATCACCAAGGACGCCACCATCCGGGAGATCCACCACCGGGTGAAGAACAACCTCCAGACCGTGGCGGCGCTCCTGCGCCTCCAGTCGCGCCGGATGGACTCGGTGCGGGGCCGGGAGGCGCTCAACGAGGCCGTCCGCCGGGTCGGGTCCATCGCCATCGTGCACGAGACGCTGTCCCAGAACCTGGACGAGCGGGTCGAGTTCGACGAGATCGCCGACCGCGTCATCGCCATGGTGGCGGAGATCTCGCCCGGCAAGGTCGACTGCCGGCGCACCGGCCGCTTCGGCATCCTCGACGCGGAGACCGCCACCCCGCTCTCCATGGTGCTCACGGAGGTGCTCCAGAACGCCCTGGAGCACGCCTTCGCACCGGCCGAGCACGGCTCGGTGGAGGTGTCCGCCGTACGCGGCGACTCCCGGGTGGAGAACGCCCGTCTGCTGATCACCGTCCAGGACGACGGCCGCGGTCTGCCCGAGGGCTTCGACGCCCAGCAGGCCGGGAACCTGGGGCTGCAGATCGTGCGGACCCTGGTGGAGGGTGAGTTGGGCGGCACCTTCGACATGGTCCCGGTGCCCGCGCCCGGGCGGGGCACCCGTGTGGTGCTCGACATCCCCGTCGCCGAGAAGCGCTAG
- a CDS encoding carbohydrate ABC transporter permease, which translates to MSTSTAPSPADAGQQTVRPDRKKTRWHYDIIGLVTAVVMAFPVYWLVISALRPNHEIRSYDQTLWPSSLTFDNFARAVKQENFATAVQSSLIVSVTAVLGGMIIATLAALAIGRFRFFGRKSLLMVLILVQMLPPTAMLIPIYAQLNAMGGLDEYWGLIVVYLVSTLPFAVVMIRGFVVNIPVELEESAMVDGCTRMQAFRRVIFPLLAPGLAAASIFALVNAWNEYLFAYILINDNSKYTLNVWLMTFTTERGTDYGALMAASTLIALPVVVFFMIIQKKMAAGLTSGAVKG; encoded by the coding sequence ATGAGCACCTCCACCGCCCCCTCGCCGGCCGACGCCGGGCAGCAGACGGTCCGCCCGGACCGCAAGAAGACCCGCTGGCACTACGACATCATCGGCCTGGTCACCGCCGTCGTGATGGCGTTCCCGGTCTACTGGCTGGTCATCAGCGCCCTGCGGCCCAACCACGAGATCCGGTCCTACGACCAGACCCTGTGGCCCTCGTCGCTGACGTTCGACAACTTCGCGCGCGCCGTGAAGCAGGAGAACTTCGCCACCGCGGTCCAGTCGAGCCTCATCGTCTCCGTCACCGCCGTCCTCGGCGGAATGATCATCGCCACCCTCGCCGCCCTGGCGATCGGCCGGTTCCGCTTCTTCGGCCGCAAGTCCCTGCTGATGGTCCTCATCCTGGTCCAGATGCTGCCGCCGACGGCGATGCTCATCCCGATCTACGCCCAGCTCAACGCCATGGGCGGCCTCGACGAGTACTGGGGCCTGATCGTCGTCTACCTGGTCTCGACGCTGCCCTTCGCGGTGGTCATGATCCGCGGCTTCGTGGTGAACATCCCCGTGGAGCTGGAGGAGTCGGCGATGGTCGACGGCTGCACGCGGATGCAGGCCTTCCGCCGGGTGATCTTCCCGCTGCTCGCCCCCGGACTCGCGGCCGCGTCGATCTTCGCCCTGGTGAACGCCTGGAACGAGTACCTCTTCGCGTACATCCTCATCAACGACAACTCCAAGTACACGCTCAACGTCTGGCTGATGACCTTCACCACCGAGCGCGGAACGGACTACGGCGCGCTGATGGCGGCCTCGACGCTGATCGCACTGCCCGTCGTCGTCTTCTTCATGATCATCCAGAAGAAGATGGCCGCCGGCCTCACGTCCGGCGCTGTGAAGGGATAA
- the mctP gene encoding monocarboxylate uptake permease MctP, translated as MKDGVNGVALAVFIFFFLAVTVMGFLAARWRKAENENSLDEWGLGGRSFGTWVTWFLLGGDLYTAYTFVAVPAAIYAAGAAGFFAVPYTILVYPLIFTFLPRLWSVSHKHGYVTTSDFVRGRFGSKGLSLAVAVTGILATMPYIALQLVGIQAVLDVMGVGGGENTHWFIKDLPILIAFGVLAAYTYSSGLRAPALIAFVKDTLIYLVIAVAIIYIPIKLGGFDAIFSAASEKFSQTNEATGKPVGSLAPGDAGHWGYATLALGSALALFMYPHSITATLSSRSREVIRRNTTILPLYSLMLGLLALLGFMAIAAGVNVANGQLAIPQLFENMFPDWFAGVAFAAIGIGALVPAAIMSIAAANLFTRNIYKDFLKPDATPAQETKVSKLVSLLVKVGALAFVLTMDKTVAINFQLLGGIWILQTFPALVGGLFTRWFHRWALIGGWAVGMVYGTAAAYGVASPTQKHFGGSSAEIPGIGEIGYIGLTAFVLNVVVTVVLTFVMRALKAPEGVDETSPADYTADAGDPGVRTELPPATAGAPGGH; from the coding sequence GTGAAGGACGGCGTGAACGGCGTCGCACTCGCCGTCTTCATCTTCTTCTTCCTGGCCGTCACGGTCATGGGCTTCCTCGCCGCGCGCTGGCGCAAGGCGGAGAACGAGAACAGCCTCGACGAATGGGGCCTCGGCGGCCGCTCGTTCGGCACCTGGGTCACCTGGTTCCTGCTCGGCGGCGACCTCTACACGGCGTACACCTTCGTCGCCGTCCCCGCGGCCATCTACGCGGCGGGCGCGGCCGGCTTCTTCGCCGTGCCGTACACCATCCTGGTCTACCCGCTGATCTTCACCTTCCTGCCGCGGCTGTGGTCGGTCTCCCACAAGCACGGCTACGTCACCACCTCGGACTTCGTCCGCGGCCGGTTCGGCTCCAAGGGCCTGTCGCTGGCGGTCGCCGTCACCGGCATCCTCGCGACCATGCCGTACATCGCCCTCCAGCTCGTCGGCATCCAGGCCGTGCTGGACGTCATGGGCGTGGGCGGCGGGGAGAACACCCACTGGTTCATCAAGGACCTGCCGATCCTGATCGCGTTCGGTGTCCTCGCGGCGTACACCTACTCCTCGGGCCTGCGGGCCCCGGCGCTGATCGCGTTCGTCAAGGACACCCTGATCTACCTGGTGATCGCGGTGGCGATCATCTACATCCCGATCAAGCTCGGCGGCTTCGACGCCATCTTCTCCGCGGCGAGCGAGAAGTTCTCGCAGACCAACGAGGCGACCGGCAAGCCCGTCGGCTCGCTCGCGCCGGGCGACGCCGGCCACTGGGGCTACGCCACCCTCGCCCTGGGCTCGGCGCTCGCGCTCTTCATGTACCCGCACTCGATCACGGCGACGCTCTCCTCGCGCAGCCGTGAGGTGATCCGCCGCAACACCACGATCCTGCCGCTGTACTCGCTGATGCTGGGCCTGCTCGCGCTGCTCGGCTTCATGGCGATCGCGGCCGGCGTCAACGTGGCCAACGGCCAGCTCGCCATCCCGCAGCTGTTCGAGAACATGTTCCCCGACTGGTTCGCGGGCGTGGCCTTCGCCGCGATCGGCATCGGCGCGCTGGTGCCCGCCGCGATCATGTCCATCGCCGCGGCGAACCTCTTCACCCGCAACATCTACAAGGACTTCCTGAAGCCGGACGCGACCCCGGCCCAGGAGACCAAGGTCTCCAAGCTGGTCTCGCTGCTGGTCAAGGTCGGCGCCCTCGCCTTCGTCCTCACCATGGACAAGACGGTGGCGATCAACTTCCAGCTCCTGGGCGGCATCTGGATCCTCCAGACCTTCCCGGCCCTGGTGGGCGGCCTGTTCACCCGCTGGTTCCACCGCTGGGCGCTGATCGGCGGCTGGGCCGTCGGCATGGTGTACGGCACGGCCGCCGCCTACGGGGTCGCGAGCCCCACCCAGAAGCACTTCGGCGGCTCCTCCGCCGAGATCCCCGGCATCGGCGAGATCGGCTACATCGGTCTCACCGCCTTCGTGCTCAACGTCGTGGTCACCGTGGTCCTCACGTTCGTCATGCGGGCGCTGAAGGCCCCCGAGGGCGTCGACGAGACCAGCCCGGCCGACTACACCGCGGACGCGGGCGACCCGGGCGTCAGGACCGAGCTCCCGCCGGCCACCGCCGGCGCGCCCGGCGGTCACTGA
- a CDS encoding DUF3311 domain-containing protein, with the protein MSAEPEAPPAPESEPPVVTPVRVVIALCLIAPFVAMLWVGSYARIEPVVIGIPFFYWYQMVWVVVSTALTMVAYKLWQRDQRARKGGASQ; encoded by the coding sequence ATGTCAGCAGAGCCCGAGGCGCCACCTGCGCCGGAGTCAGAACCACCCGTCGTCACCCCCGTGCGCGTGGTCATCGCCCTGTGCCTGATCGCGCCCTTCGTGGCGATGCTCTGGGTCGGTTCCTACGCGAGGATCGAACCGGTCGTCATCGGCATCCCGTTCTTCTACTGGTACCAGATGGTCTGGGTCGTGGTCTCCACCGCCCTCACCATGGTCGCGTACAAGCTGTGGCAGCGTGACCAGCGCGCCCGCAAGGGAGGTGCGTCGCAGTGA
- a CDS encoding carbohydrate ABC transporter permease: MTAADTKAAGPPVPVPRAPEPDRVRKGPGRGSPAAGPRQRKKGALLPYLLILPAIVAIAAVYAFPLSKTVIMSFQDMGRKELWTGDAPPWVGFEQFTNILGDGEFWSVTGRTVVFMAVCVTVTMAAGLLIALLMMRLTTWVRLVLTACLVAAWSMPLMVAASIFRWLSDSDYGLINTLIAKVVGEDFLGHNWFLDPKQGFAIISLLVIWGAIPFVVITLYAALTQVPKELEEAAALDGANVFKVFTFVTWPVIRPVFTMVTTLSVIWDFNVFGQIWLLRGNKPEPEYETLGLYSFSKAFESTSFSQGTAIALITVVLLSGVAVYYLRQLMKTGEVE, translated from the coding sequence GTGACTGCCGCCGACACCAAGGCCGCCGGTCCGCCGGTACCCGTACCACGTGCCCCCGAGCCGGACCGCGTCCGCAAGGGGCCCGGCAGAGGAAGCCCCGCCGCGGGGCCACGGCAGCGGAAGAAGGGCGCGCTCCTTCCGTACCTGCTGATCCTCCCGGCCATCGTCGCCATCGCGGCGGTCTACGCCTTCCCGCTCAGCAAAACGGTGATCATGTCCTTCCAGGACATGGGCCGCAAGGAGCTCTGGACGGGCGACGCCCCGCCGTGGGTCGGCTTCGAGCAGTTCACCAACATCCTCGGCGACGGCGAGTTCTGGTCGGTGACCGGGCGGACCGTGGTCTTCATGGCCGTCTGCGTCACCGTCACGATGGCGGCGGGGCTGCTCATCGCGCTGCTGATGATGCGCCTGACCACCTGGGTCCGGCTGGTGCTCACCGCCTGCCTGGTGGCCGCCTGGTCGATGCCCCTGATGGTCGCCGCGTCGATCTTCCGCTGGCTCTCCGACTCCGACTACGGCCTCATCAACACCCTGATCGCCAAGGTCGTCGGCGAGGACTTCCTCGGCCACAACTGGTTCCTCGACCCCAAGCAGGGCTTCGCGATCATCTCCCTGCTGGTCATCTGGGGCGCCATCCCCTTTGTGGTCATCACCCTCTACGCGGCCCTCACCCAGGTCCCCAAGGAGCTGGAGGAGGCGGCGGCCCTCGACGGCGCGAACGTCTTCAAGGTCTTCACCTTCGTCACCTGGCCGGTCATCCGCCCGGTCTTCACGATGGTCACCACGCTCTCCGTCATCTGGGACTTCAACGTCTTCGGGCAGATCTGGCTGCTGCGCGGCAACAAGCCCGAGCCCGAGTACGAGACCCTCGGCCTCTACTCCTTCTCCAAGGCATTCGAGTCCACCTCGTTCAGCCAGGGCACCGCGATCGCCCTGATCACCGTCGTGCTGCTGTCCGGAGTGGCCGTGTACTACCTGCGCCAGCTGATGAAGACAGGAGAGGTCGAATGA
- a CDS encoding GntR family transcriptional regulator has translation MTSDGNGTEPEGGPGTRIARVPKYYRLKRHLLDMTETLPPGTPVPPERTLAAEFDTSRTTVRQALQELVVEGRLERIQGKGTFVAKPKVSQALQLTSYTEDMRAQGLEPTSQLLDIGYVTADDTLAGLLDITAGGRVLRIERLRLASGEPMAIETTHLSAKRFPALRRSLVKYTSLYTALAEVYDVHLAEAEETIETSLATPREAGLLGTDVGLPMLMLSRHSLDARGEPVEWVRSVYRGDRYKFVARLKRPTD, from the coding sequence ATGACCTCGGACGGGAATGGCACGGAGCCCGAGGGCGGACCAGGCACCCGCATCGCGCGCGTGCCCAAGTACTACCGGCTCAAGCGGCACTTGCTCGACATGACCGAAACCCTTCCCCCCGGCACCCCCGTACCGCCCGAGCGCACCCTCGCGGCCGAGTTCGACACCTCCCGCACCACCGTGCGCCAGGCCCTCCAGGAACTGGTCGTCGAGGGCAGGCTGGAGCGCATCCAGGGCAAGGGCACCTTCGTCGCCAAGCCCAAGGTGTCGCAGGCGCTGCAACTCACCTCGTACACGGAGGACATGCGCGCCCAGGGTCTGGAGCCCACGTCCCAGCTTCTGGACATCGGATACGTCACAGCCGACGACACCCTCGCCGGACTCCTCGACATCACCGCCGGCGGCCGCGTGCTGCGCATCGAGCGCCTGCGGCTGGCCAGCGGCGAGCCCATGGCGATCGAGACCACCCACCTGTCCGCGAAGCGCTTCCCGGCCCTGCGCCGCAGCCTGGTCAAGTACACCTCCCTCTACACCGCCCTCGCCGAGGTGTACGACGTGCACCTCGCGGAGGCCGAGGAGACCATCGAGACCTCCCTCGCCACCCCCCGTGAGGCAGGGCTGCTCGGCACCGACGTCGGCCTGCCGATGCTGATGCTCTCGCGCCACTCGCTGGACGCCCGGGGCGAGCCCGTGGAGTGGGTCCGCTCGGTCTACCGCGGCGACCGCTACAAGTTCGTCGCCCGGCTCAAGCGGCCCACCGACTGA